The Pan paniscus chromosome 1, NHGRI_mPanPan1-v2.0_pri, whole genome shotgun sequence genome has a segment encoding these proteins:
- the PLA2G2E gene encoding group IIE secretory phospholipase A2 yields the protein MKPPHVLVLLCLLVALVTGNLVQFGVMIEKMTGKSALQYNDYGCYCGIGGSHWPVDQTDWCCHAHDCCYGRLEKLGCEPKLEKYLFSVSERGIFCAGRTICQRLTCECDKRAALCFRRNLGTYNRKYAHYPNKLCAGPTPPC from the exons ATGAAACCTCCCCACGTGCTGGTgctcctttgcctcctgg TGGCTCTGGTCACCGGGAACCTGGTCCAGTTTGGGGTGATGATCGAGAAGATGACAGGCAAGTCCGCCCTGCAGTACAACGACTATGGCTGTTACTGCGGCATCGGTGGCTCCCACTGGCCGGTGGACCAGACTGACTG GTGCTGCCACGCCCACGACTGCTGCTACGGTCGTCTGGAGAAGCTGGGCTGTGAGCCCAAACTGGAAAAGTATCTTTTCTCTGTCAGCGAACGTGGCATTTTCTGCG CCGGCAGGACCATCTGCCAGCGGCTGACCTGCGAGTGTGACAAGAGGGCTGCCCTCTGCTTTCGCCGCAACCTGGGCACCTACAACCGCAAATATGCCCATTATCCCAACAAGCTGTGCGCCGGACCCACCCCGCCCTGCTGA